The following proteins are encoded in a genomic region of Paenibacillus sp. FSL R7-0273:
- a CDS encoding STM3941 family protein translates to MEYSSNHSQPLMIYMGKGKLWLFSFACLAFIATGAWILSLHLRGEEMLLYGVIGGICIIIFAACLLFFIRKLLDHSPGLVIDHEGILDNSSYIAGGLIRWEDIRHIEMYQLTGQVLIGIQLNDPEAYLRNQQGLKLGLIKINLRLVNAPVNIAQSALRMPLSKIYEEMLIRWHLYQRSRTS, encoded by the coding sequence ATGGAGTACTCTTCAAACCACAGCCAGCCCCTGATGATTTATATGGGAAAAGGTAAGCTATGGCTATTCAGCTTTGCCTGTCTGGCTTTTATTGCTACAGGAGCCTGGATCCTGTCATTACATCTGCGCGGGGAAGAGATGTTACTTTATGGAGTAATAGGGGGTATCTGTATCATCATTTTTGCCGCCTGCCTGCTTTTCTTTATCCGGAAGCTGCTGGATCATTCGCCTGGTCTTGTTATAGATCATGAGGGGATTCTTGATAACTCCTCTTATATTGCCGGAGGACTGATCCGTTGGGAGGATATCCGCCATATAGAAATGTACCAGCTGACCGGTCAGGTGCTGATCGGCATCCAGCTAAATGATCCGGAGGCTTACCTCCGGAATCAGCAGGGTTTAAAGCTGGGCCTGATAAAAATCAACCTGAGGCTGGTAAATGCCCCGGTTAATATCGCCCAGTCTGCCCTGCGGATGCCGTTATCCAAGATATACGAAGAAATGCTTATCCGCTGGCATTTATACCAAAGATCCCGCACAAGCTAA
- a CDS encoding cytochrome d ubiquinol oxidase subunit II, producing the protein MSYELIGISVLWLFLYGYLIVASIDFGAGFFAFYARLTKQDHLINRLISRYLSPVWEITNVFFVFFYIGLIGFFPDTAYYYGSALLVPGSIAVILIAIRGSFYAFENYGSKNNIVYLFLYGASGLLIPASLSVALTLSEGGFIFKQGETVSLDYWALFTNPLSWSIVGLAIVSVLFISGSFLAFYASRAEDHAALKLMRSYALFWSTPTIVTALTAFIYLGQHNERHFQNMMDLWWLLALSVAFFMLAMWLLYSGRRYGLAFIFIMLQFFCAFFAYGIGQYPYILDPFITIENSITSPAMGLALVIVFIGGMCMLVPSLILVFKLFLFDADYVKGKK; encoded by the coding sequence ATGAGTTATGAATTAATAGGAATATCAGTGCTCTGGCTGTTCCTGTACGGATATTTAATAGTGGCCTCGATAGACTTCGGAGCCGGCTTCTTTGCCTTTTATGCCCGCCTGACAAAGCAGGATCATCTGATCAACCGCCTGATTTCCCGCTACTTATCACCTGTCTGGGAGATCACCAATGTATTTTTCGTCTTTTTTTACATTGGACTTATCGGCTTTTTCCCGGACACCGCTTATTACTACGGCTCGGCGCTGCTTGTTCCGGGAAGCATTGCGGTCATTCTAATTGCGATCCGCGGCTCGTTCTATGCATTTGAGAATTACGGCTCCAAAAATAATATCGTGTATCTGTTCCTGTACGGAGCATCGGGTTTGCTTATTCCCGCATCCTTGTCAGTGGCACTAACGCTATCTGAAGGCGGCTTTATCTTTAAGCAGGGGGAGACCGTTTCACTGGATTACTGGGCATTGTTCACCAACCCGTTATCCTGGAGCATTGTTGGCCTGGCAATTGTGTCTGTGCTGTTCATCAGCGGCTCTTTTTTGGCTTTCTATGCCTCCCGCGCCGAGGATCACGCTGCGCTGAAGCTTATGCGGAGCTACGCGCTGTTCTGGAGTACACCGACCATTGTTACCGCCCTGACAGCATTCATTTATCTGGGCCAGCACAATGAGCGGCATTTTCAAAATATGATGGATTTGTGGTGGCTGCTTGCGCTTTCCGTTGCTTTCTTCATGCTCGCTATGTGGCTGTTATACAGCGGACGCCGTTACGGCTTAGCATTCATATTCATTATGCTGCAATTTTTCTGCGCCTTTTTCGCTTACGGGATCGGGCAGTATCCTTATATTCTGGATCCGTTTATCACGATCGAGAATAGCATCACTTCACCGGCGATGGGCCTGGCCCTGGTCATTGTATTCATCGGCGGCATGTGTATGCTGGTCCCGTCTCTGATTCTGGTGTTCAAGCTGTTCCTGTTTGACGCAGATTATGTGAAAGGGAAGAAGTAA
- a CDS encoding DKNYY domain-containing protein — protein sequence MSSLFVTEADRVLLRQNEGEPVPLKGGITSEGFSVVHIFNRGWLPFGYLRDTQGVWWFDGRKSKVTLVSREAEGFRVLDEDYGLDAKHVYLEDKEIPGADPDTFRLLPGSPYFSVDKRRLYVKNGDRFHTWDDIDPETAVAKMDYCIDKDHVLHLFNSLSYANGSKGELVEWLRESCPDVCGWWHPDYAMTVQGAEHIQGNWYRTSAAVFYLEELGTSNRREPRQVYNLVRGADPATFEVLSGIYGRDSEGIYCTWRKVSAARTQAFEALGGLYGKDSENIFYNGYRVDSADPDSFQCLLPAGYLGLSKDNQHVYHAVFDRTEPPFGHPDYILEPLPGAEPESFEVLSENGSWAVDRDKVYQWGSPARKLDRASFAYLFDQGPESWAADSNGLYNANGKRTVKGIDGRSFRMLNRFWGKDDQAVFCFATGGVQRAADAATFQVTDDKGGAEDAGCYYTIKTDGTIKKTKKK from the coding sequence ATGTCGAGCCTGTTTGTTACTGAAGCGGACCGTGTGCTGCTGAGGCAGAATGAAGGAGAACCCGTGCCGCTCAAGGGCGGCATCACCAGTGAAGGCTTCTCCGTGGTTCACATCTTCAATCGCGGTTGGCTGCCGTTCGGATATTTGCGGGACACTCAAGGGGTATGGTGGTTTGACGGCCGTAAGAGCAAGGTGACTCTGGTGAGCCGGGAAGCGGAAGGATTCCGCGTCCTGGATGAGGATTATGGACTGGATGCTAAGCATGTCTATCTGGAAGACAAAGAGATTCCGGGGGCAGATCCTGACACGTTCAGGCTGCTGCCGGGCTCTCCTTATTTCTCTGTGGACAAGCGCCGTTTGTATGTCAAGAATGGTGACCGCTTTCATACCTGGGACGATATTGATCCAGAAACTGCGGTGGCCAAAATGGATTACTGCATAGACAAGGATCATGTGCTGCACCTGTTTAATTCCCTGTCCTATGCCAACGGCAGCAAAGGGGAACTCGTAGAATGGCTACGGGAAAGCTGCCCCGATGTGTGCGGCTGGTGGCATCCTGATTACGCTATGACAGTGCAAGGTGCTGAGCATATTCAGGGCAATTGGTACAGGACTTCAGCAGCTGTATTCTACCTGGAGGAGCTTGGGACCTCAAACAGGAGGGAGCCGCGCCAGGTGTATAATCTCGTGAGAGGGGCAGACCCGGCAACGTTTGAGGTGCTCAGCGGCATATATGGGCGCGATTCGGAGGGGATCTACTGTACATGGAGGAAGGTTAGCGCCGCCCGCACGCAGGCATTCGAAGCACTCGGCGGTTTATACGGAAAAGATAGTGAGAACATCTTCTATAACGGATATCGGGTAGACAGCGCTGATCCGGATTCCTTTCAATGTCTGCTGCCAGCAGGGTACCTGGGGCTCTCTAAAGACAACCAGCATGTATACCATGCAGTATTTGACCGCACAGAGCCGCCTTTCGGACATCCGGACTACATTCTGGAGCCGCTGCCGGGTGCCGAGCCGGAGAGCTTCGAGGTGCTGTCGGAGAACGGAAGCTGGGCTGTTGACCGGGATAAGGTGTACCAGTGGGGGAGTCCGGCCAGGAAGCTGGACCGGGCCAGCTTCGCCTATCTGTTCGATCAGGGTCCTGAGAGCTGGGCTGCGGACAGTAACGGGCTCTACAACGCTAACGGCAAGCGCACGGTAAAAGGAATTGACGGCCGGAGCTTCCGGATGCTGAACCGCTTCTGGGGTAAGGACGATCAAGCGGTGTTCTGCTTCGCCACCGGGGGCGTGCAGCGTGCTGCGGATGCGGCGACATTTCAGGTGACGGATGACAAAGGCGGCGCAGAGGACGCGGGCTGTTACTATACAATTAAAACGGATGGAACGATAAAGAAGACTAAGAAAAAATAG
- a CDS encoding cytochrome ubiquinol oxidase subunit I — translation MGIDTVLWSRLVTGLTLGFHVIFATIGVGVPLMIAIAEFMGIRKKDPHYTLMAKRWARGFVISVAVGVVTGTAISLQLALVWPNFMKLAGNVIALPLFMEVFAFFFEAIFLGIYLYTWDRFKKPYIHWLLTIPIVAGAGMSAVFITTVNGFMNQPEGFAMAGGQFTAVNPVQAMLNTATFSKVFHVLSSAYLTGAALLAGIAAFALLKKGASEYHKKALKLMMAVVMVFGLLNALAGDVSAKFLAEHQPEKLAAAEWHFETESGADLILLGWLNAEHEVLGALHIPKLLSFLAFGDFNAEVTGLNEFPLDEQPPLLVHYLFDLMAGVGFTLLGISFLYFLFVFWKKRNEHNKWLLRAIALGAPLAFLGVELGWFYAELGRQPWILRGYMRVEEAATTSPSVRILFFVFLLLYILLGTVCVLVLRRMFKNNPAETEMEKWNQHPGDKTTVKGEPAQ, via the coding sequence ATGGGCATTGATACGGTACTGTGGAGCAGACTGGTGACAGGCTTGACACTCGGGTTCCACGTTATTTTCGCAACAATTGGCGTCGGGGTTCCTCTGATGATCGCAATTGCCGAATTTATGGGCATACGCAAAAAAGATCCTCACTACACGCTGATGGCAAAGAGATGGGCCCGCGGGTTTGTCATTTCTGTTGCAGTGGGCGTGGTGACCGGTACGGCGATTTCGCTGCAGCTGGCCCTGGTATGGCCAAATTTCATGAAGCTTGCGGGGAATGTGATTGCGCTCCCGTTATTTATGGAAGTGTTTGCTTTCTTTTTCGAAGCGATCTTCCTGGGCATTTACCTCTATACCTGGGACCGGTTCAAAAAACCGTACATACACTGGCTCCTTACAATTCCGATTGTGGCCGGTGCAGGGATGTCCGCTGTTTTTATCACTACAGTCAACGGATTCATGAATCAGCCCGAGGGCTTTGCTATGGCAGGCGGACAATTCACGGCCGTTAACCCGGTGCAGGCAATGCTGAATACGGCGACATTCTCCAAAGTGTTCCATGTATTGAGCTCAGCTTATCTGACCGGAGCCGCACTGCTGGCAGGGATTGCCGCGTTTGCCCTTCTTAAGAAGGGTGCCTCGGAATACCACAAAAAAGCGCTGAAGCTGATGATGGCCGTTGTTATGGTGTTTGGTCTGCTAAATGCACTCGCCGGAGATGTGTCTGCAAAATTTTTGGCTGAGCATCAGCCGGAAAAGCTGGCGGCGGCGGAATGGCATTTTGAAACCGAAAGCGGTGCAGATCTGATTCTGTTAGGGTGGCTTAATGCAGAGCATGAGGTGCTGGGTGCACTCCACATTCCCAAGCTGCTCAGCTTCCTTGCCTTTGGAGATTTTAATGCAGAGGTGACCGGTCTGAATGAATTCCCTCTGGATGAACAGCCGCCGCTTCTGGTCCATTATTTGTTTGACCTGATGGCGGGTGTCGGCTTCACGCTGTTAGGCATTTCATTCCTGTATTTCCTGTTTGTATTCTGGAAAAAGCGCAACGAGCATAACAAGTGGCTGCTGCGTGCGATCGCATTAGGTGCTCCGCTTGCATTTCTGGGAGTCGAGCTAGGCTGGTTTTACGCTGAACTCGGCCGGCAGCCCTGGATTTTACGGGGATATATGCGTGTAGAAGAGGCGGCGACGACCTCGCCGAGCGTGAGAATCCTGTTCTTTGTTTTCCTGCTACTGTACATCCTGTTAGGGACGGTTTGTGTTCTCGTGCTGCGGCGCATGTTCAAAAACAACCCGGCAGAAACCGAGATGGAGAAGTGGAATCAGCATCCCGGCGATAAAACAACAGTAAAGGGTGAGCCTGCACAATGA
- the cydC gene encoding thiol reductant ABC exporter subunit CydC, translated as MNKLAILSKAMISERKDILLSILGGFIAGTAGVALFSASGYLISQTVFMPPLYTLIILTSMVKLLGLLRAASRYGERLYSHRATFSMLSRLRTAFFARLIPLTPGILNKNRSGDLLARIVGDVESLQNYFLRVAYPPVIVVTVFLATMLFSAAYSFWIACLFIAGMLLTALAVPGIVLLGQRSVHGRVRKQRALLSTEVTEVLYGFRDLKVYGQLAQKEQQLQLASAALTAEQQRAAGQLLRGQAMHTFVTFFISWAVLALGAYLIMEGALAGVFLAMLVMASQTVFEEAAAMATLPAYKQDSEHAAKRLTDTVLTAGEQSLQPGRTLSSEAAVSVELEGITFQYEDEWRPALKELSLQLPAGSRTAIVGPSGSGKSTLIDLLLKLRTPASGDIRLNGVPVQELDEASIWECSNVVLQQGHFFRGTVRDNLLLKGEEQSDEALLEALAKAELPGLALTDTVFEKGENLSDGEKQRLALARVMLRTGRLWLLDEPTFSLDYVTEQRVLSRLYEQAAGDTLLFICHRLTGLENMDRIVVIEQGRMIETGSYSELMAQEGYFYRMKQIELQMIGEL; from the coding sequence ATGAATAAACTGGCGATTTTGTCCAAGGCAATGATATCAGAGCGTAAGGATATTCTCCTTTCGATTCTGGGGGGATTTATTGCCGGCACAGCCGGGGTGGCTCTCTTTTCAGCGAGCGGGTATCTGATTTCACAAACGGTCTTTATGCCGCCGCTCTACACCTTGATTATACTTACCTCAATGGTCAAGCTGCTTGGCCTGCTCCGGGCGGCAAGCCGTTACGGGGAACGCCTCTATTCGCATAGAGCAACCTTTTCCATGCTTAGCCGGTTGCGCACAGCCTTTTTTGCCAGGCTGATCCCTTTAACGCCAGGCATATTGAACAAGAACCGCAGCGGAGATCTGCTCGCACGGATCGTCGGGGATGTGGAGAGCCTGCAGAATTACTTTTTGCGGGTCGCTTATCCTCCGGTCATTGTCGTTACGGTGTTCCTGGCGACCATGCTGTTCAGTGCAGCCTATTCGTTCTGGATTGCCTGCCTGTTCATTGCAGGAATGCTGTTAACAGCCTTGGCCGTACCGGGTATCGTTCTGTTAGGCCAGCGGTCCGTACACGGCCGTGTCCGTAAGCAGCGGGCGCTGCTCTCTACTGAAGTAACCGAAGTACTGTACGGCTTCCGGGATCTGAAGGTATACGGGCAATTGGCACAGAAGGAGCAGCAGCTCCAGCTTGCTTCTGCAGCGCTGACAGCGGAGCAGCAGCGGGCGGCAGGGCAGCTGCTGCGCGGACAGGCCATGCATACCTTTGTAACGTTCTTTATCTCCTGGGCTGTGCTGGCGCTCGGCGCCTATCTGATTATGGAGGGGGCGCTGGCCGGCGTATTTCTGGCCATGCTGGTCATGGCCTCACAGACTGTATTCGAAGAAGCCGCGGCAATGGCCACGTTACCGGCATATAAGCAAGACAGCGAGCATGCAGCCAAGCGGCTGACTGATACCGTGCTGACTGCCGGTGAGCAGTCTTTGCAGCCGGGCCGTACCTTGTCCTCTGAAGCAGCAGTTTCGGTGGAGCTAGAGGGCATTACCTTCCAATATGAGGATGAGTGGCGCCCGGCGTTAAAAGAGCTGTCACTCCAGCTTCCGGCTGGCTCCAGAACCGCGATTGTCGGACCGAGCGGTTCGGGCAAATCGACCCTGATCGATTTGCTGCTCAAACTTCGTACGCCTGCATCCGGTGATATACGCCTAAACGGTGTGCCTGTACAGGAACTGGATGAAGCAAGCATTTGGGAGTGCTCTAATGTCGTGCTGCAGCAAGGTCATTTTTTCCGCGGAACAGTCCGGGACAATCTGCTGCTGAAGGGGGAAGAGCAGTCTGACGAAGCTTTGCTGGAGGCCCTCGCTAAGGCTGAGCTGCCGGGTCTGGCCTTAACGGACACCGTGTTCGAAAAAGGAGAGAACCTGTCAGACGGCGAAAAGCAGCGCCTGGCTCTGGCGCGGGTTATGCTGCGCACAGGACGGTTATGGCTGCTGGATGAGCCGACATTCTCACTTGACTATGTAACGGAACAGCGTGTGTTATCGAGGCTGTACGAACAGGCCGCCGGAGATACCCTTCTGTTCATATGCCACCGGCTTACCGGCCTGGAGAATATGGACCGGATTGTAGTTATAGAGCAAGGCAGGATGATCGAAACAGGCTCGTATTCGGAGCTTATGGCGCAGGAAGGCTATTTTTACCGGATGAAGCAGATCGAGCTGCAAATGATTGGAGAGCTGTAG
- a CDS encoding response regulator transcription factor, producing MTNTHKRILLVDDETRIRTLLRKYLEKEGYVVEEADSGEQAILNCCMTGGNYDLMVLDWLLPDISGIEICKHVKLNHQEVPILMLSGRAEEKDRIEGFKAGVDDYVVKPFSPREVVLRIQSILARTQEAYNFDCSTDSGSQILIAEIVIQPSARRVLVQRNEIHLTPKEYDLLYFLVTNQETAFSREDLLKEVWKTTHKEIYDQRTVDNHIKRLRKKLFYRYPKGDEFIQTLWGQGYIFRSP from the coding sequence ATGACTAATACCCATAAACGAATTCTGCTGGTAGACGACGAAACTCGAATCCGCACGCTGCTGAGGAAATATTTAGAGAAAGAGGGCTATGTTGTAGAAGAAGCGGATAGCGGCGAACAAGCCATTTTGAATTGCTGTATGACCGGCGGGAATTACGATCTGATGGTGCTGGACTGGTTACTGCCCGATATAAGCGGCATTGAGATCTGCAAGCATGTGAAGCTGAATCATCAGGAGGTTCCTATACTGATGCTGTCGGGGCGAGCGGAGGAAAAGGACCGGATCGAGGGCTTTAAGGCAGGTGTTGACGATTATGTCGTCAAGCCGTTTAGTCCAAGAGAGGTCGTATTGCGTATCCAAAGTATCTTGGCCCGTACGCAGGAAGCATACAATTTCGATTGCAGTACGGACTCAGGCAGTCAAATTCTGATTGCAGAGATTGTAATTCAGCCGTCTGCCCGCCGCGTGCTTGTACAGCGCAATGAGATTCATCTGACGCCCAAAGAATACGATTTGCTTTATTTCCTGGTAACCAATCAGGAAACGGCCTTTTCCCGGGAGGATCTGCTTAAGGAAGTATGGAAGACAACCCACAAGGAGATATATGACCAGCGTACCGTGGATAACCATATCAAACGATTACGCAAAAAGCTGTTTTACCGTTACCCGAAAGGGGATGAATTCATTCAGACGCTCTGGGGACAAGGCTATATCTTCCGCAGCCCTTAG
- the cydD gene encoding thiol reductant ABC exporter subunit CydD translates to MKKKTGLIAEQMSGQRKRLVMLSLLSLMLGIAIVSQAGLLAEAVQRIFVEGASLSSVGLLLALLLSIMAIRTLLSYGNGRVGLLMAAAAKANMRSAVLRKLTHASMPSALRGQTGGKVSVALDAVDEADSYFSHYMPRMVEAAVIPVLILAVTFILHANTGFILLFTAPFIPLFMILVGLQTKNKSEEKYAQLAEFSGTFLDSLQGLVTLKIFGRSRRQQQQIERSSLGYRDATMDILKVAFTNTFMLESVVMLSIGIVALELAIQLLVFKSMPFHTAFLVLLLVPEFFNLLKNTGTAFHSGRTSMGAVRKVEQMLAETNGSSGTEPAGIQKPAAKLLPLPPSLELNDVLFHYTAGSFELKAGPVSIKPGEHAAIVGKSGSGKTTLLHLFAGLLKPVSGTVNVNGAPLGQLDENVWFEQVSYITQHPYIFAGTLADNIAIGAGRKVTRAEIARAAGEAGLAQLAGQLEQGLDTFVGEGGRGLSGGEKQRLALARAFLKRPALILFDEPTVGLDLQTERILQDSITALAQNATMITVAHRLYTIRQADTILYMDQGELAASGAHNELLERVPQYAEMVRIQRKGGSA, encoded by the coding sequence ATGAAGAAGAAAACTGGCCTGATCGCTGAGCAGATGTCCGGGCAACGCAAACGACTTGTTATGCTGAGTCTCCTTTCGCTCATGCTGGGCATAGCCATAGTAAGCCAGGCCGGCTTACTGGCTGAGGCAGTCCAGCGGATTTTTGTGGAGGGAGCCTCCTTATCCTCGGTTGGTCTGCTGCTTGCACTTCTGTTGTCCATTATGGCTATCCGCACTTTGCTGTCATACGGTAACGGGAGGGTGGGCCTGCTTATGGCTGCTGCTGCCAAGGCAAATATGCGTTCAGCCGTACTCCGGAAGCTTACACATGCTTCCATGCCTTCAGCCCTTCGCGGACAGACAGGGGGGAAGGTCAGTGTTGCACTCGATGCCGTGGACGAGGCTGACAGCTATTTCAGCCACTATATGCCGAGAATGGTTGAAGCAGCCGTCATCCCGGTGCTGATTTTGGCCGTTACGTTTATCTTACATGCCAACACAGGCTTCATCCTCCTGTTTACGGCACCGTTCATCCCGCTGTTTATGATTCTGGTAGGACTGCAGACAAAGAATAAATCCGAAGAAAAATATGCTCAGCTTGCTGAATTCTCCGGCACCTTCCTTGACTCTTTGCAGGGACTGGTGACATTAAAAATATTCGGGCGCTCCCGCCGCCAGCAGCAGCAGATTGAACGCAGCAGCCTTGGCTACCGGGATGCCACAATGGATATTCTGAAGGTTGCCTTTACAAATACCTTTATGCTGGAATCCGTCGTTATGCTGAGCATCGGGATCGTTGCCCTTGAGCTGGCTATTCAGCTGCTTGTATTTAAATCGATGCCGTTTCACACCGCCTTTCTTGTCCTGCTGCTCGTGCCTGAGTTCTTTAACCTGCTTAAGAATACAGGCACCGCTTTTCACAGCGGGCGGACCAGTATGGGGGCAGTACGTAAGGTTGAGCAGATGCTCGCAGAGACGAATGGCAGCTCCGGTACAGAGCCGGCAGGGATTCAGAAGCCTGCTGCCAAGCTGCTCCCGCTGCCGCCATCGCTTGAGCTGAATGATGTCCTTTTCCATTATACCGCCGGTTCGTTTGAGCTTAAGGCCGGGCCGGTTTCTATAAAGCCGGGAGAGCATGCCGCTATTGTCGGTAAAAGCGGCTCCGGCAAAACGACCCTGCTCCATCTCTTTGCCGGGCTGCTGAAGCCGGTATCAGGTACGGTTAATGTGAATGGAGCCCCGCTTGGGCAGCTGGACGAAAACGTATGGTTTGAGCAGGTCAGCTACATTACACAGCATCCTTATATTTTTGCAGGCACGCTCGCTGATAATATCGCAATCGGCGCCGGACGAAAGGTCACCAGGGCAGAAATCGCCCGGGCAGCCGGGGAGGCGGGGCTTGCACAGCTGGCAGGCCAATTGGAGCAGGGACTGGATACCTTTGTCGGGGAAGGCGGCAGGGGGCTATCCGGCGGTGAGAAGCAGCGTCTTGCTCTGGCACGGGCATTTTTGAAGCGGCCGGCCCTGATTTTGTTTGACGAGCCTACCGTAGGCCTCGACCTGCAGACTGAACGCATACTCCAGGACTCCATCACTGCTTTAGCCCAAAATGCAACAATGATTACAGTGGCACACCGGCTATATACGATCCGGCAGGCCGATACCATTTTGTATATGGACCAAGGCGAATTAGCGGCATCTGGAGCTCATAACGAGCTTCTTGAACGCGTACCTCAATATGCCGAGATGGTCCGCATTCAGCGAAAGGGAGGCTCAGCATGA
- a CDS encoding aminotransferase-like domain-containing protein, with amino-acid sequence MKKFELIARSLEEWMQEQTAPGSRNSRDAKGIKLPAVRVLANQYQCSISTILRAYEWLEQRHLVYAVPQSGYYAVPDGGLPEEAQWEGPLDFASAAPDPRVFPYADFRHCVDQAMKQKQAELFLYGTDRGLPSLIELLSEQFTDYQVFAKKEQLFITSGVQQALAVLALMPFPNGKQTVLLELPGYHNMPPLLQGLNVPFTGVTRTAEGLDWDGLERSFREDNIKFFYVMPRFHNPLGTSLSARDKKRLLQLAHKYDVYLVEDDYLADLENDSRKDPLWSADTLGRVIYLKSYSKILFPGLRLGVAVLPHSLVPLFGAHKRMLDIDTSLLSQAALEIYIRSGMFAHHGKVIRSRYAERMRRVHQQLDAFADLTSFGLAPRNGGEHTVLPLPDRMPVRVLLSRLAKRGILAETTERYYPQAYPPQDKMLRLNISNVPSLRVAEGMNIIREEIIRLTSSTHRYPQA; translated from the coding sequence ATGAAGAAATTTGAGCTCATCGCACGTTCGCTTGAAGAATGGATGCAGGAGCAGACAGCGCCGGGCAGCAGGAACAGCCGGGATGCAAAAGGCATCAAGCTCCCTGCGGTCCGGGTACTCGCTAACCAGTATCAGTGCAGCATCAGCACGATTTTGCGTGCCTATGAATGGCTCGAGCAGCGGCATCTGGTATATGCCGTCCCACAGTCCGGATATTATGCTGTGCCTGACGGCGGACTGCCGGAGGAAGCGCAGTGGGAGGGACCGCTTGATTTTGCTTCAGCCGCGCCTGATCCGCGTGTATTCCCTTATGCGGATTTCCGGCATTGTGTGGACCAGGCGATGAAGCAGAAGCAAGCCGAGCTGTTTCTCTACGGTACCGACCGCGGCTTGCCTTCACTAATCGAATTATTGAGCGAACAATTTACGGATTATCAGGTGTTTGCTAAGAAGGAGCAGCTATTTATCACCTCAGGCGTACAGCAGGCGCTTGCCGTGCTTGCGCTGATGCCTTTTCCTAACGGTAAGCAGACGGTATTGCTGGAGCTGCCCGGCTATCACAACATGCCTCCGCTGCTGCAGGGGCTAAATGTGCCGTTTACCGGAGTAACCAGAACAGCAGAGGGACTGGATTGGGACGGGCTGGAGCGCAGCTTCAGGGAGGATAACATCAAATTTTTCTATGTAATGCCGCGCTTTCACAATCCGCTGGGGACTTCCTTATCAGCCCGGGACAAGAAGAGGCTGCTGCAGCTCGCTCATAAATATGATGTCTATCTGGTGGAGGATGATTATCTTGCTGATCTGGAGAACGATTCACGGAAGGACCCGCTATGGTCAGCCGATACGCTGGGACGGGTCATTTATCTGAAAAGCTATTCCAAAATCCTTTTCCCCGGCCTGCGTCTCGGCGTCGCTGTGCTGCCGCATTCACTGGTACCCTTATTCGGGGCTCATAAGAGAATGCTGGATATCGATACTTCGCTGCTGTCGCAGGCTGCCCTTGAAATCTATATCCGCAGCGGGATGTTCGCCCACCACGGCAAGGTGATCCGCAGCCGGTACGCCGAGCGTATGCGCAGGGTGCATCAGCAGCTGGATGCCTTTGCTGACCTGACATCCTTCGGACTCGCACCTCGTAACGGAGGAGAACACACCGTGCTGCCTTTACCTGACCGCATGCCTGTAAGGGTGCTGTTATCGCGGCTCGCAAAGCGGGGTATCCTGGCAGAAACAACTGAGCGTTATTACCCGCAGGCGTATCCTCCGCAGGATAAGATGCTGCGGCTTAACATTTCCAATGTTCCAAGCCTGCGGGTTGCAGAGGGAATGAACATCATCCGGGAGGAGATCATCAGGCTGACTAGTTCAACACACCGTTACCCACAAGCTTAA